One part of the [Pantoea] beijingensis genome encodes these proteins:
- a CDS encoding response regulator transcription factor → MSHKDLTYLVAGCQSHSIPLPAELRIAWEKSDDAWCLKDRERKIVFVNEKYYSLIAPDNRKGESAFSCFRHYIICHDNRVIDEERKIEAFGVLPTIATSEFAMFQCERMPFYNATAHMIGIMSHVTPLGAITPNFFVSGEGVGTFSTCCPLDIFSEREWVVAFLLLLGLSEKEAAEKLNRTLRTIKFHKSNILQKTYCATTREFIQLARRNKWQFAIPHEFAKPCYIIR, encoded by the coding sequence ATGTCTCATAAGGATTTGACATATTTAGTTGCAGGATGTCAATCGCATTCTATTCCTTTACCCGCCGAGTTAAGAATAGCGTGGGAAAAAAGTGACGATGCCTGGTGTTTAAAAGATAGAGAAAGAAAAATTGTATTTGTTAATGAAAAGTATTATTCGTTAATTGCCCCGGATAACAGAAAGGGAGAGTCCGCATTTTCCTGCTTCCGCCACTATATTATTTGTCACGACAACCGTGTAATAGATGAGGAGCGAAAAATAGAAGCCTTTGGCGTTCTACCAACTATCGCCACCAGTGAGTTTGCGATGTTTCAGTGTGAAAGAATGCCTTTTTACAACGCAACTGCTCACATGATCGGTATCATGAGTCACGTCACGCCACTGGGTGCTATAACGCCAAATTTTTTTGTTTCCGGGGAGGGTGTCGGGACGTTCAGTACATGCTGCCCGCTGGATATTTTCTCTGAAAGGGAGTGGGTTGTGGCCTTTCTGCTGTTACTCGGTTTATCGGAAAAAGAAGCTGCTGAAAAACTCAATCGTACGCTGAGAACGATAAAGTTTCATAAGAGTAATATTTTGCAGAAAACATACTGTGCTACCACCCGGGAATTTATACAGTTAGCCCGTCGTAATAAATGGCAGTTTGCCATTCCTCATGAGTTTGCTAAACCCTGTTACATTATTAGATAA
- a CDS encoding Orn/Lys/Arg decarboxylase N-terminal domain-containing protein encodes MRYEINRDLPILIISISDGDVQLKNSYEAIKEERILNDYHFIDSYTIEDALVTLRKESGIRCVIIDDNDFPGQEGCSKQIQDIIRVIRKKNYSIPIFLSSRTPILGRLPMAIIREIHEYININQDTPAFIAGRLHLAIRQYTENLLPPYFSALKSYATDSPYYWDCPGHQGGVAYLKHPVGREFINFFGENIMRADIGIATPEMGDWLEHKGAPGASEKRAAALFGADKTYYVTGGSSQSNQIVGHSLPLKEKVVLVDRNCHKSVNHELTITQANPVYFQPSRNGFGLIGPIPPEQFEAQSISQKINDSVFASQMEDPLPVYAIITNCTYDGLIYDVTAITRTLSDSVPRIKFDEAWYAYAKFHPLYRGRFAMDVPTDKEKGPTLYAVQSTHKMLAAFSSASMIHIRNSRRAPVNYENFNQSFMMHGTTSPFYPIIASIDVATAMMEGEAGKTLLDEAINDALNFRKTMVNVADKEKEDNPDGWFFGVWQPTMLLHEGKPVSFTSIPNSILARDASCWVLREGECWHGFNGLPDGYAMLDPIKVTITCPGLNAQGKISTFGIPAPVVSKYLGTQRIIPARNGDYNILILFALGSTQGKWNTLIDLLMVFKRHYDDNTQLSSVLPDVAASASRYQNMGLGDLCRAIHQANIELDIARLSELACTAETIPVLSPSQAYEHLVADNTELVAVAKIRNRTLAVMITPYPPGIPLIMPGEIITSESQPIVDYLVALQIFGQQFPGFEHELQGVEIDEKGGYWVRCIKEDALRRVPLAFEALPAPQSS; translated from the coding sequence ATGCGTTATGAAATAAATCGAGACCTTCCAATATTGATTATTTCAATCAGTGATGGTGATGTTCAGCTTAAAAACTCTTATGAAGCAATAAAGGAAGAACGTATATTAAATGACTATCATTTTATTGATAGCTATACGATAGAAGATGCCTTGGTCACATTGCGAAAAGAGTCCGGTATTCGCTGTGTGATTATTGATGACAATGATTTTCCCGGTCAGGAGGGATGTTCGAAGCAAATCCAGGATATCATTCGCGTTATTCGGAAGAAGAACTATAGCATTCCAATATTTTTATCATCGCGGACTCCGATTTTGGGGCGTTTACCGATGGCGATTATCAGGGAGATACACGAATATATTAATATTAATCAGGATACGCCGGCGTTTATTGCCGGCCGCCTCCATCTTGCAATTCGACAATATACTGAAAATTTATTGCCTCCTTATTTCTCGGCGTTAAAAAGTTACGCAACCGATAGCCCTTATTATTGGGATTGTCCCGGGCATCAGGGCGGCGTTGCCTACCTCAAGCATCCGGTAGGACGTGAGTTTATTAACTTTTTCGGTGAAAATATCATGCGGGCAGATATTGGCATCGCTACCCCGGAAATGGGGGACTGGCTGGAGCATAAAGGAGCACCGGGAGCTTCTGAAAAGCGCGCAGCCGCGCTTTTTGGTGCAGATAAAACCTACTATGTTACCGGTGGATCTTCGCAGTCGAACCAGATCGTCGGACATTCGCTTCCGTTGAAGGAAAAAGTTGTGCTGGTTGACCGGAATTGTCATAAATCCGTTAATCATGAACTGACCATCACGCAGGCTAACCCGGTCTATTTCCAGCCATCACGAAATGGTTTTGGCCTTATCGGACCGATCCCTCCTGAGCAATTTGAAGCGCAATCCATTAGCCAGAAAATTAATGACAGCGTCTTTGCCAGTCAGATGGAAGATCCTCTTCCCGTCTACGCCATTATTACCAACTGTACCTATGACGGGCTCATTTATGATGTCACGGCGATAACTCGTACGTTATCAGATTCGGTACCACGCATTAAATTTGATGAGGCGTGGTATGCGTATGCGAAATTCCATCCACTTTACCGCGGCCGTTTTGCGATGGATGTCCCGACGGATAAAGAAAAGGGACCGACGCTGTACGCCGTACAATCGACGCATAAAATGTTAGCGGCCTTTTCGTCAGCATCAATGATACATATCCGCAACTCACGGCGTGCACCGGTTAATTATGAAAACTTTAATCAGTCGTTCATGATGCACGGCACGACTTCACCGTTCTATCCCATTATTGCTTCCATTGATGTTGCCACTGCGATGATGGAAGGAGAAGCTGGCAAGACGCTACTGGATGAAGCCATCAATGATGCGCTTAATTTTCGTAAAACGATGGTTAATGTTGCGGATAAAGAGAAAGAGGATAACCCCGATGGTTGGTTTTTCGGCGTCTGGCAACCGACCATGTTGCTGCATGAGGGTAAACCCGTGTCATTTACCAGTATCCCAAATTCGATTCTGGCGCGTGATGCCTCCTGTTGGGTGCTGCGGGAAGGTGAATGCTGGCATGGTTTTAATGGTCTGCCGGATGGCTATGCGATGCTGGACCCGATCAAAGTCACCATTACTTGCCCGGGGCTCAATGCGCAGGGAAAAATAAGCACATTTGGTATCCCGGCTCCCGTCGTATCAAAATATTTGGGAACGCAGCGGATTATTCCGGCAAGAAACGGTGATTACAATATCCTCATTTTATTTGCGTTAGGTTCAACGCAGGGGAAATGGAATACGCTGATCGATCTGCTAATGGTATTTAAGCGTCATTATGATGACAATACGCAGCTCTCTTCAGTTTTGCCTGATGTTGCCGCCAGTGCATCGCGCTATCAGAATATGGGCTTAGGTGATTTATGCCGCGCTATCCATCAGGCCAATATTGAACTGGATATTGCCAGGCTCTCTGAATTAGCCTGTACGGCAGAAACGATCCCTGTGTTATCACCCTCCCAGGCTTATGAGCATCTGGTTGCAGATAATACTGAACTGGTTGCGGTCGCTAAGATCCGAAACCGGACGCTGGCCGTGATGATTACCCCTTATCCACCTGGAATTCCCTTAATCATGCCGGGGGAAATTATTACCAGCGAATCTCAGCCTATCGTCGATTACCTTGTTGCATTACAAATCTTTGGACAGCAATTTCCGGGATTTGAGCATGAATTACAAGGCGTTGAAATCGATGAAAAGGGCGGTTACTGGGTGCGCTGTATTAAAGAAGATGCACTGAGAAGAGTTCCCCTCGCCTTCGAAGCATTACCGGCACCTCAATCCTCCTGA
- a CDS encoding amino acid permease, translating into MSSTNNISVKKMGLIALTLVTASNMMGSGVFMLPANLAGIGAISLYGWIITIVGVIALALVFAKNSMITPQTGGIIAYASDAFGPFIGFQTTICYWISAWVGNVALLIAGVGYLSYFFPALKDPIFSSMTAVVILWGFIALASLGANVAGRSQSFTASCMLVVVLGIGFVGWFWFDPALFTEVYNGTGGSDTTAIFSAASLALWGFLGVESAVVSTGQVENPESTVPKATVMGLLIAAVCYVSSCSVIMGLVPHKELIGSSAPFADAARYMFGGFAGEIVSALSIIACFGSISGWLILQSEAPREGAKEGLFPKFFADVNKNDVPMKSLLFTGVLMTLVLLGTASPNLAKQFQIIVLMSVFASLLPYIYALVSLPVIMVAKSLNKGRSFVIYCILATIGIIYSLFALFGAGASAMFWGVLMMMLTIPLYAFIAAARSKKGIETLYLHQKEKQGE; encoded by the coding sequence ATGTCATCCACAAATAACATTTCTGTGAAAAAAATGGGGCTGATTGCGCTAACGCTGGTAACAGCCTCAAATATGATGGGGTCTGGGGTTTTTATGTTACCGGCCAATCTGGCAGGCATTGGTGCAATCTCACTGTATGGCTGGATTATAACGATTGTCGGTGTCATTGCACTGGCGCTGGTGTTTGCCAAAAACAGCATGATAACGCCGCAGACGGGCGGCATTATTGCCTATGCCAGTGATGCCTTTGGCCCGTTTATTGGCTTTCAAACGACAATTTGCTATTGGATTAGCGCATGGGTAGGCAACGTAGCGCTGTTGATTGCGGGAGTGGGGTATCTGAGTTACTTCTTTCCTGCGCTTAAAGATCCGATATTTAGTTCAATGACGGCGGTTGTGATTCTATGGGGATTTATTGCGCTGGCTTCATTGGGAGCGAATGTTGCCGGGCGTTCCCAATCTTTTACTGCCAGTTGTATGCTGGTCGTGGTGTTAGGGATCGGTTTTGTTGGATGGTTTTGGTTTGACCCCGCGCTGTTCACGGAGGTCTATAACGGCACTGGCGGTAGCGATACGACGGCTATTTTTTCTGCCGCCTCGCTGGCATTGTGGGGCTTTTTGGGCGTGGAGTCGGCGGTTGTTTCGACTGGACAGGTGGAAAATCCGGAGTCCACCGTGCCAAAAGCAACGGTGATGGGATTACTGATTGCGGCGGTGTGCTATGTCAGCAGTTGCTCGGTGATCATGGGGCTGGTGCCACATAAAGAGTTGATTGGATCATCGGCCCCCTTTGCAGATGCGGCACGCTACATGTTTGGCGGCTTTGCCGGTGAAATTGTTTCTGCACTGAGTATCATCGCCTGTTTTGGCTCAATATCGGGATGGCTTATCCTGCAGTCAGAGGCGCCGAGAGAAGGGGCAAAAGAGGGATTATTTCCCAAATTTTTTGCTGATGTGAATAAAAACGATGTTCCGATGAAAAGTTTGCTTTTTACTGGCGTATTGATGACATTAGTTTTACTGGGTACGGCTTCGCCTAACCTGGCAAAACAGTTCCAGATTATCGTGTTAATGTCGGTATTTGCCTCATTGCTCCCCTATATTTATGCGCTGGTCTCGCTGCCTGTCATTATGGTGGCAAAATCCCTCAATAAAGGGAGGAGCTTTGTGATCTATTGCATCCTGGCCACCATCGGTATTATTTATAGTTTGTTTGCGCTGTTTGGTGCGGGCGCCAGTGCGATGTTCTGGGGAGTACTGATGATGATGCTGACTATTCCTTTATACGCATTTATCGCAGCGGCACGCAGCAAAAAGGGCATTGAGACACTTTATCTTCATCAGAAAGAGAAACAGGGCGAATAG